The following coding sequences are from one Gemmatimonadales bacterium window:
- a CDS encoding aspartate aminotransferase family protein, translated as MSYRYPETALLYRRFDRPFPKIVRGAGARLYDDTGKDYLDGSGGAYVANLGHGLPEVVDAVANQIRQLAYVSGMMFTNDAAESLAAELAALLPGDLDKLFFLSSGSDAVEAALKLARQHWVESGIRTKHKIIALAPAYHGNTLLALSVSARGSYRSIFSEWLVPTVQMPAPYAYRCLCGGGPDCPRCTGRLLEEVIRREGADTIAAFIGETVGGSSTGASVPRPEYWATIREICNQHRILWVADEVLVGAGRTGTWSAVEPYGVVPDLMVMGKGISGGYAPLAAVAAPERVLDPIARRSGAVLHAQTFTHTPMMCAAGLAVVRYIRQHDLLAQCRQRGSELHAMLERFRGHPLVGDVRGRGMLAGIELVADQRTKRPLPRTARAAERLAELALEEGLVIWPSGGQADGTNGDIVCLAPPFVTTPDEMGEMIGRLEAALRRLDLVLSKEDRAG; from the coding sequence ATGAGCTATCGCTACCCTGAGACGGCGCTGCTGTACCGGCGCTTCGACCGCCCCTTTCCGAAGATCGTCCGGGGCGCCGGGGCACGACTGTACGACGATACCGGGAAAGACTACCTCGACGGTTCCGGAGGGGCCTACGTCGCGAACCTGGGGCATGGTCTGCCCGAAGTCGTCGATGCGGTAGCGAATCAGATCCGCCAGCTGGCGTATGTCAGTGGCATGATGTTCACCAATGACGCCGCAGAGTCGCTTGCTGCGGAACTGGCCGCCCTGCTCCCCGGCGACCTCGACAAGCTCTTCTTTCTGTCGAGCGGGTCGGACGCGGTCGAAGCCGCGCTCAAACTGGCCCGCCAGCATTGGGTAGAGTCCGGGATTCGGACGAAGCACAAGATCATTGCGCTCGCCCCGGCCTATCACGGCAACACGCTGCTGGCCCTGTCTGTGTCGGCGCGGGGCAGCTATCGATCGATCTTCTCGGAATGGCTGGTGCCGACGGTTCAGATGCCGGCGCCCTACGCCTACCGCTGTCTTTGCGGCGGCGGGCCCGATTGTCCCCGATGCACCGGCCGCCTGCTGGAGGAGGTCATCCGGCGTGAGGGGGCGGACACGATCGCCGCCTTTATCGGTGAAACCGTCGGAGGGTCGTCGACCGGCGCGTCGGTGCCGCGCCCCGAGTACTGGGCAACCATTCGGGAGATCTGCAACCAGCACCGGATCCTGTGGGTTGCGGATGAGGTCCTGGTTGGCGCCGGGCGGACCGGAACCTGGTCGGCGGTGGAGCCGTACGGCGTCGTCCCGGACCTGATGGTGATGGGCAAGGGAATCAGCGGTGGCTACGCTCCGCTCGCTGCGGTGGCGGCCCCGGAGCGAGTGCTCGACCCGATTGCACGCCGATCCGGTGCGGTGCTGCACGCGCAGACTTTTACGCATACGCCGATGATGTGCGCCGCCGGTTTAGCCGTCGTCCGGTATATCCGGCAGCACGATCTGCTGGCGCAATGCCGGCAGCGGGGCTCTGAGCTGCATGCCATGCTGGAACGTTTCCGGGGGCATCCTCTGGTCGGTGACGTCCGAGGGCGCGGGATGCTGGCCGGTATCGAGCTGGTGGCAGATCAGCGGACCAAGCGGCCATTGCCGAGAACTGCGCGAGCGGCCGAGCGTCTTGCGGAGCTTGCGCTGGAGGAGGGGCTCGTGATTTGGCCCAGTGGCGGGCAGGCCGACGGCACCAATGGTGACATCGTCTGCCTGGCCCCGCCGTTCGTGACGACGCCCGACGAGATGGGGGAGATGATCGGCCGGCTGGAAGCGGCGTTGCGCCGGCTGGATCTCGTGCTATCAAAGGAAGACAGAGCGGGTTGA